In one Salipiger abyssi genomic region, the following are encoded:
- a CDS encoding AtpZ/AtpI family protein produces MGDPDPKRQLDALEAKIAAVKAARDSDRTHQEEHYSQAQLAWRMVTEMVAGLGIGFGIGYGLDVVFGTTPFLMVLFTVLGLVAGVRVMLRSAAEIQKAQTAEAAGEDEKRDRDGD; encoded by the coding sequence GTGGGCGATCCCGATCCAAAGCGGCAACTCGACGCGCTGGAGGCCAAGATCGCGGCGGTGAAAGCCGCCCGGGACAGCGACCGGACGCATCAGGAGGAGCATTATTCCCAGGCGCAGCTCGCCTGGCGGATGGTGACGGAAATGGTGGCCGGTCTCGGGATCGGCTTCGGCATCGGATACGGGCTCGATGTGGTCTTTGGCACCACCCCGTTCCTCATGGTGCTGTTCACAGTGCTGGGTCTGGTCGCGGGCGTGCGGGTGATGCTGCGCAGCGCCGCCGAGATCCAGAAGGCGCAAACGGCCGAGGCGGCCGGAGAAGACGAGAAGAGGGATCGCGATGGCGACTGA
- a CDS encoding F0F1 ATP synthase subunit A — MATEATHGAEMAEHGADAGGLVFHPMDQFIVKPLFGDGAVGMFTITNVTLWMAIAILVITGLMVLGTSRRAVIPSRSQSVAEMAYGFIYKMVEDVAGKDGLTYFPYIMTLFMFIVVSNFLGLIPMSFTTTSHFAVTVVLALCVFLTVTIIGFVKNGASFLSLFWVSSAPLALRPVLAIIEIISYFVRPVSHSIRLAGNVMAGHAVIKVFAGFAGLALISPLSVVAITAIYGLEVMVAFVQAYVFTILTCVYLKDALHPHH; from the coding sequence ATGGCGACTGAAGCGACGCACGGTGCAGAGATGGCGGAACACGGCGCTGACGCGGGCGGCCTGGTCTTCCACCCGATGGATCAGTTCATCGTCAAGCCGCTCTTCGGCGACGGCGCGGTGGGCATGTTCACCATCACCAACGTGACGCTGTGGATGGCGATCGCCATTCTGGTCATCACCGGGCTGATGGTGCTGGGCACCTCGCGCCGCGCGGTCATCCCCTCGCGCAGCCAGTCGGTCGCCGAGATGGCCTATGGCTTCATCTACAAGATGGTCGAGGACGTCGCCGGCAAGGACGGCCTGACCTACTTCCCCTATATCATGACGCTGTTCATGTTCATCGTGGTCTCGAACTTCCTCGGGCTGATCCCGATGAGCTTCACCACCACCTCGCATTTCGCGGTCACCGTGGTGCTGGCGCTCTGCGTGTTCCTCACCGTGACGATCATCGGCTTCGTCAAGAACGGCGCCTCCTTCCTGAGCCTCTTCTGGGTGTCGAGCGCGCCGCTGGCGCTGCGCCCGGTCCTGGCGATCATCGAGATCATCTCGTATTTCGTCCGCCCGGTCAGCCACTCCATCCGTCTTGCCGGCAACGTCATGGCAGGTCACGCGGTGATCAAGGTCTTCGCCGGCTTTGCTGGTCTCGCGCTGATCTCGCCGCTCTCGGTGGTCGCGATCACCGCGATCTACGGGCTCGAGGTGATGGTGGCCTTCGTTCAGGCCTATGTCTTCACGATC